Part of the Bacteroidia bacterium genome is shown below.
CTATAATGATATCTAATCTTTTTATCAACAAAGGTGAGGTAATTGTAAGTACAAAAGGTAAACAAGAAGTTTCTAACCGCACTTACGTTGCTGAAAATACTCCATTAGACCTAGAAATTCCCATTGCTGTACTAGTCAACGAAAATAGTGCAAGTGCTTCTGAAATTGTGTCAGGTGTAATGCAAGACTTAGACCGAGGTGTAGTTATTGGACAAAGAACTTATGGCAAGGGCTTAGTCCAAAACACCTTACCTTTGAGCTATGGCGCTCAAATTAAGATTACTACAGCTAAGTACTATACGCCTAGTGGTCGTTGTATCCAAAAAATAGACTACAGCCACAAAGCTAATGGAAAAGCAACCTTAATCCCTGATAGCATGAAAAAAGCCTTCAAAACTCGCAACCAACGCGTAGTCTATGATGGTGGCGGCATCATGCCCGACATAGAAATAAAACCCGAAGAATATCCCGAAATTATTCAAGCTCTATCCGCTTATAACATATTCTTTGACTTCGTTCTCAAATACAGAGAAACTCATGATAAAATTGCACCTCCAAAAGACTTCCAAGTAGACGACAATCTATATAATGAATTCGTAAAATTCGCACTAGAACGAAATTTCTCCTACAACACTGCCCTAGAAAACAAACTCAAAGAATTCCGAAAAGCCGCTGAAAAAGAAAAAAACTATGAACTAATAAAAGCAGATATTGACCAAATAGAAAGCAAAATACGCTCTGACAAAACAAAAGACCTACAAACCTATAAATCTCAAATTAAAGAGCTTTTAGAACTAGAATTTGCCTTTCATTACTATTTAGAAAGTGGTAGAATAAAACAAAGCTTCAAATACGACACAGAAATACAAGAAGCTATAAAAGTCCTTAATGACTCTACACGATACTGCCAAATTTTGAATAAAAAATAAACCAACCCCTAAAACGGCTTGAGGGGCAACTCTATCCTAAAAGTAGTGCCTATCCCTACTGTTGAGCTCTTGACATATATTTTACCCCCATGATATTGTTCTACAATTCGCTTGGTAAGGCTTAAACCTAAGCCCCAGCCCCGTTGCTTAGTCGTAAAACCAGGTCTAAATATCCGCTTAAAATACTTGTAAGGAATACCCTTACCATTATCTTGTACTTCTATCCATACCACATTTTTATGCAAACCCGCTGTAATCATAATCCGACCTTTTCTATCTATTGGAATAGCATCAATAGCATTTTTAACCAAATTCTCAACTACCCATTCAAATAAAGGTTTGCTCATATACACTTCCACAGAATCGGATATCTCTGAAAAATCAAATTCAAGTTGAATATACTTCTTTTGCGATAAACGCTGCAAAGTATATTGGGATATATCCTCTAACACAGACAAAATTTTTTCAGGTTTTAATTCAGGCGCAGAGCCAATTTTAGAAAAACGCTCTGTAATAATTCTCAAACGTTCCACGTCTTTATTTATCTCTTGAATAGAATAGTGATTTTCTCCTAATTCGCTTTTGAGCAGTTCCACCCAAGCCATTAAACCCGATATAGGCGTACCTAATTGATGTGCGGTTTCTTTGGCAAGTCCTACCCAAATTCGATTCTCCTGAGCTTTTTTAGCATTATTGAAGCTAATGTAGCCCAAAATAACAAAAGCTATAATCAAACCTAATTGCATGTAAGGAAACCATCTTAATTGCTGCAACAAAACGGATTCCGTGTAATAGACATAAAATTTTGACTTCAATTCAGGATTGTCTATCTCTATAGGCGCGTTATGCTGCTTAAAATGCTCAATTTGACTTTTTATCCAATTATTTTTTTCAATCTCTGTAAGTCTTTTAGGAATTTTGATATTGTCGTAGCTAATCACATTTCCCTTTTCATCGGTTAGAATAGCAGGTACGCTAGTGTTTGATTTAATTAACTCTTCAACAACAAAGCTAAACGCACTCCCTATTTCATCCGAATTAGCTACAAATTGAACGCTCTTTGCCCATAAGGTTACTTTTTTACGTTCCTCTTTTGCTACTTGATGAGCTAAGGCTCTGCTATACCACAAAGAAGCAGCCACTATTGACACGGCTAACGCTATTAAACCCCACCTTGTCCAAGGTAAAGCATGCATAAAACTTATTCTAATGTAAATTCATCCGCATCTAGGTAAGCAGGAAAGTTCTTCCTGTATTCATTTAAGGGAGCTTTATCCAAAGTGATGGTTAGAATTCCTTCCTCATCACCTAAAAAAGCCAACTGCTCACCTTTGTAGTCGTATACCGCAGAGTGTCCGCAATATTCAATACCTTTACCATCTACGCCTACGCGATTTACTCCCACGCAGTAAGCCCAGTTCTCAACCGCCCGAGCAGGTAGTAATACGTCCCAAGCTCTTATGCGTGCTTTGGGCCAATTTGCTACGTAAATGTACAAATCATACGCTACTTCTTGCAAAAATGGACTGTAATAATTCGCAGACCATACAGGAAAACGCAAATCGTAACAAATTAAAGGAAAAATGTTAAAATCCTTTTTTTTAATGTGCCCCTGTGTATCTCCTTTGCTATAGTACTTATGCTCTTCTGCCATTCTGAACAAGTGTCGTTTAGCATACACTGCTTTGAACCCATGTCTGTCTAATTGCCGTGCCTCTTCGCTAATCTCACAAGCAAAAAACATATTTACATAGTCGCTTCCTCCCCATATATTTCCACGATCGTACATTCCGCTGCCTACTATCAACTTACCCCCTAATTTTTTAGACTGCTCTTCTAACCACCTACCCACTTCATCCCAAAATGTAAAAGCTAAACTTGTATTCATGCTAAAACCCGTAGTAAACATTTCAGGTAACACAATGATATCTGTTTGTGCAGGTACTTGCTTGAACCACTCTTCAAACATGAGCAAATTTTTTTCAGGATTCTCCCAATGTAAATTGGTCTGAATGAGGGATAAAGTTAAAGTTTGACCTTCCATACAGCAAAGATAGACTTTTTTACTGCTTATCTTTTACTTTACTTTTGTTACATTGAAGGTTATTTTTGTTTTAATGTTTTGGGCGTGCCCTTGCCCACAC
Proteins encoded:
- a CDS encoding HAMP domain-containing histidine kinase — protein: MHALPWTRWGLIALAVSIVAASLWYSRALAHQVAKEERKKVTLWAKSVQFVANSDEIGSAFSFVVEELIKSNTSVPAILTDEKGNVISYDNIKIPKRLTEIEKNNWIKSQIEHFKQHNAPIEIDNPELKSKFYVYYTESVLLQQLRWFPYMQLGLIIAFVILGYISFNNAKKAQENRIWVGLAKETAHQLGTPISGLMAWVELLKSELGENHYSIQEINKDVERLRIITERFSKIGSAPELKPEKILSVLEDISQYTLQRLSQKKYIQLEFDFSEISDSVEVYMSKPLFEWVVENLVKNAIDAIPIDRKGRIMITAGLHKNVVWIEVQDNGKGIPYKYFKRIFRPGFTTKQRGWGLGLSLTKRIVEQYHGGKIYVKSSTVGIGTTFRIELPLKPF
- a CDS encoding nitrilase family protein codes for the protein MEGQTLTLSLIQTNLHWENPEKNLLMFEEWFKQVPAQTDIIVLPEMFTTGFSMNTSLAFTFWDEVGRWLEEQSKKLGGKLIVGSGMYDRGNIWGGSDYVNMFFACEISEEARQLDRHGFKAVYAKRHLFRMAEEHKYYSKGDTQGHIKKKDFNIFPLICYDLRFPVWSANYYSPFLQEVAYDLYIYVANWPKARIRAWDVLLPARAVENWAYCVGVNRVGVDGKGIEYCGHSAVYDYKGEQLAFLGDEEGILTITLDKAPLNEYRKNFPAYLDADEFTLE
- a CDS encoding S41 family peptidase; the encoded protein is MKSIHKVVIIGLLCFILIGSVGYISILDKTHDNYFQISKNIDIFGKIYRQVNEHYVDEIEPNEFIRIGIDAMLKSLDPYTTYIPQNEIEDYQFLTTGQYGGIGAVIGQRDKKIIITEPYENSPSHKNDIRVGDEILEVNGKSTEGLKTEEVRNMLRGQAGTEVTIKLKRNGQILTKTFKREEIKIKNVRYVGMVSDGIGYITLSGFTQDAAQEVKEAVISLKKQGAKKLILDLRGNPGGLLNQAIMISNLFINKGEVIVSTKGKQEVSNRTYVAENTPLDLEIPIAVLVNENSASASEIVSGVMQDLDRGVVIGQRTYGKGLVQNTLPLSYGAQIKITTAKYYTPSGRCIQKIDYSHKANGKATLIPDSMKKAFKTRNQRVVYDGGGIMPDIEIKPEEYPEIIQALSAYNIFFDFVLKYRETHDKIAPPKDFQVDDNLYNEFVKFALERNFSYNTALENKLKEFRKAAEKEKNYELIKADIDQIESKIRSDKTKDLQTYKSQIKELLELEFAFHYYLESGRIKQSFKYDTEIQEAIKVLNDSTRYCQILNKK